In the genome of Halapricum salinum, one region contains:
- a CDS encoding adenosylhomocysteinase, with translation MTEQPIAERLDDVETAVQKGRKKIDWARQHMSIVEHLREQFEAEKPLEGETIAMAMHVEATTAVLTEALAAAGAEVAITGCNPLSTHDDVSAALNATDNITSYAKRGVDDEAYYDAMHAVVDHDPTITIDDGADLVFLIHEEYPELIDSIVGGCEETTTGVHRLRAMDDDGALDYPMFAVNDTPMKRLFDNVHGTGEASLTAIELTTNLAIAGKTVVVGGYGQCGKGVAKKAAGLNADVVVTEIDPRQALEAHMEGFEVLPMKEAANKGDIFVTTTGNRDVITEEDFEVMGDGVLLANAGHFDVEINLEQLEEMAEEVIEARDGVTGYVLPDGRQLNVLADGRLVNLAAPKAEGHPVEVMDQSFGIQAVCAREMALNGAEYDAGVHDVPDRLDREVAEIKLDAEGIEIDELSDEQREYMDSWQHGT, from the coding sequence ATGACCGAGCAGCCGATTGCCGAGCGACTCGACGACGTCGAAACGGCCGTCCAGAAGGGCCGCAAGAAGATCGACTGGGCACGCCAGCACATGTCGATCGTCGAGCACCTCCGCGAACAGTTCGAGGCCGAGAAACCACTCGAAGGCGAAACGATCGCCATGGCGATGCATGTCGAGGCGACGACGGCCGTCCTGACCGAGGCGCTCGCGGCCGCCGGGGCCGAAGTCGCCATCACGGGCTGTAATCCCCTCTCGACCCACGACGACGTCTCCGCGGCGCTGAACGCCACCGACAACATCACGTCCTACGCGAAACGCGGCGTCGACGACGAGGCCTACTACGACGCGATGCACGCCGTAGTCGACCACGATCCGACGATCACTATCGACGACGGCGCGGACCTCGTGTTCCTGATTCACGAGGAGTATCCCGAACTCATCGACTCGATCGTCGGCGGCTGTGAGGAGACGACGACGGGCGTCCACCGGCTGCGCGCGATGGACGACGACGGCGCGCTCGACTATCCGATGTTCGCCGTCAACGACACGCCGATGAAGCGGCTGTTCGACAACGTCCACGGCACGGGCGAGGCCTCGCTCACGGCGATAGAACTCACGACGAACCTCGCAATCGCGGGCAAGACCGTCGTCGTCGGCGGCTACGGCCAGTGTGGCAAAGGCGTCGCCAAGAAGGCCGCCGGACTGAACGCCGACGTGGTCGTCACCGAGATCGACCCGCGACAGGCTCTGGAAGCACACATGGAAGGCTTCGAGGTTCTCCCGATGAAGGAGGCTGCAAACAAAGGCGACATCTTCGTCACGACGACGGGCAATCGCGACGTCATCACCGAGGAGGACTTCGAGGTCATGGGCGACGGCGTCCTGCTGGCCAACGCCGGTCACTTCGACGTCGAGATCAACCTCGAACAACTGGAGGAGATGGCCGAGGAGGTCATCGAGGCCCGCGACGGTGTCACCGGCTACGTCCTGCCCGACGGCCGCCAGCTCAACGTCCTCGCGGACGGTCGGCTGGTCAACCTCGCGGCCCCGAAAGCCGAGGGCCACCCCGTCGAGGTCATGGACCAGAGCTTCGGGATTCAGGCCGTCTGCGCCCGCGAAATGGCTCTCAACGGTGCGGAGTACGACGCCGGCGTCCACGACGTGCCCGACCGACTCGACCGGGAAGTCGCGGAGATCAAACTCGACGCCGAGGGCATCGAGATCGACGAGCTATCCGACGAGCAGCGCGAGTACATGGACTCCTGGCAGCACGGGACGTAG